In a genomic window of Pseudoglutamicibacter albus:
- a CDS encoding CaiB/BaiF CoA transferase family protein — protein sequence MVTADAGRVSGPLEGLVVADFTRILAGPYATMLLADLGATVIKVESPSGDDTRTWQPPARDGEATYYLGVNRNKHAIALNLKDPQDRETAHRIVAKADVFMENFRPGGLKQFGLDPENVGETYPHVVHASITGFGSRGGADMPGYDLLAQATSGFMSLTGEPDGDPQRGGVAIFDIMAGLHVAVGVLAALRQREQTGRGQHIEVNLLSSALSGLANQTSGFVGAGAVPFRMGNDHPSLFPYGPFMCSDRHVVICVGNDRQFALLATALGVPELADNEDYATMPARNRNRDALRPLIEQQLARATADEWATRLREVGLPASPILGVDEGVAFAESLGLEPVMTPVGKPDGVPTVRTPLWLSDAEPAYRKEPPGVDEDRDAILAWLED from the coding sequence ATGGTCACAGCAGATGCGGGTAGGGTGAGCGGCCCCTTGGAGGGCTTGGTTGTCGCGGATTTCACGCGGATTCTTGCGGGTCCGTACGCGACGATGCTGCTCGCTGACCTCGGCGCCACCGTCATCAAGGTTGAGTCTCCCAGTGGGGATGACACCCGTACGTGGCAGCCGCCGGCACGCGACGGGGAAGCGACCTACTACCTGGGCGTCAACCGCAATAAGCATGCGATCGCCCTGAACCTCAAAGACCCACAGGACCGCGAAACTGCCCACCGCATCGTGGCCAAGGCCGATGTTTTCATGGAGAACTTCCGCCCTGGCGGGCTCAAGCAGTTCGGTTTGGACCCGGAAAACGTCGGGGAGACGTACCCGCACGTAGTCCACGCGAGCATCACGGGTTTCGGCTCCCGCGGCGGCGCGGACATGCCCGGCTACGACCTGCTAGCTCAAGCGACCTCTGGGTTCATGTCTCTGACCGGGGAGCCGGATGGCGATCCGCAGCGCGGTGGCGTCGCGATCTTCGACATTATGGCTGGCCTTCACGTCGCCGTCGGCGTCCTCGCCGCCCTCCGCCAGCGCGAACAGACCGGCCGCGGCCAGCACATCGAAGTCAACCTGCTGAGTTCTGCGCTGTCCGGCCTCGCGAATCAAACCTCCGGCTTCGTCGGCGCGGGCGCGGTCCCGTTCCGGATGGGCAACGACCACCCGAGCCTCTTCCCGTACGGTCCGTTCATGTGCTCGGACCGGCACGTTGTGATTTGCGTTGGTAATGACCGCCAGTTCGCGCTCCTTGCCACAGCGCTCGGTGTGCCTGAGCTTGCGGACAACGAGGACTACGCGACGATGCCTGCCCGCAACCGCAACCGGGATGCGTTGCGGCCGCTGATCGAGCAGCAGCTCGCACGTGCCACGGCCGATGAGTGGGCCACACGACTGCGCGAGGTGGGGCTTCCGGCTTCGCCGATCCTCGGGGTCGATGAAGGTGTCGCTTTCGCTGAATCGCTGGGATTGGAGCCGGTCATGACGCCGGTGGGGAAGCCCGATGGGGTGCCTACGGTGCGCACGCCGTTGTGGCTTTCGGACGCGGAACCTGCGTATCGCAAGGAGCCGCCGGGTGTAGATGAGGACCGTGATGCAATCTTGGCGTGGCTCGAAGACTAA
- a CDS encoding MFS transporter — translation MQSWRGSKTNRPTDKPALHRTRQARKAGFAAFIGTTIEWYDFYTYSTAAALVLGPLFFPGELGVLASFATFWAGFLARPIGGVIFGHWGDTFGRKSALITTLLLMGGCTTAVGLLPTYDVAGWWAPAALVVLRLVQGIAMGGEWGGAVVLAAEHAPSNRGILYAAFAQQGSPAGNLCASGMWLLVAMLPDDAFFTWGWRVPFLISAALVAIGLWIRVSVEESPEMMRGNLHRHDVATLATGNIPAANPATANSNTPATGSGRARREAPIVTLFREHKAMVLWGVGASVLATTVTYFKATLALSWATDAGLFTRQGFLAMVTAALVVQFCVQPLGALLVHRAKERGRVRRAVAGMLIPEIVLLPLMFVLISTGNPVLATAGIFAVTIPHALYFSALAGLLSESFPPEVRYTGISLSYQVASSVFSGSAPLVGSAMITMAGGHVWPVAVMGSLFAVLTLVSALKLCGGRIDRISK, via the coding sequence ATGCAATCTTGGCGTGGCTCGAAGACTAACCGCCCCACTGACAAGCCGGCGCTCCACCGTACGCGGCAGGCCCGTAAAGCAGGGTTCGCGGCGTTCATCGGCACGACCATCGAATGGTATGACTTCTATACGTATTCGACAGCCGCCGCGCTGGTTTTAGGGCCGCTGTTCTTCCCTGGCGAGCTCGGGGTCCTGGCCTCGTTCGCAACGTTCTGGGCTGGCTTCCTCGCCCGCCCGATCGGCGGGGTGATCTTCGGCCACTGGGGCGACACGTTCGGCCGCAAGAGCGCCCTCATCACCACCCTTTTGCTCATGGGCGGGTGCACCACCGCGGTCGGTTTGCTCCCCACCTACGATGTGGCTGGCTGGTGGGCGCCCGCCGCCCTGGTCGTCTTGCGGCTGGTGCAAGGCATTGCGATGGGCGGGGAATGGGGTGGGGCCGTGGTGCTCGCCGCAGAGCACGCCCCAAGCAACCGCGGGATCCTGTACGCCGCCTTCGCCCAACAAGGCTCCCCGGCCGGTAACTTGTGCGCCTCCGGCATGTGGTTGCTCGTCGCGATGCTGCCGGATGACGCGTTCTTCACGTGGGGTTGGCGCGTTCCGTTCCTGATCTCTGCGGCACTCGTAGCGATCGGGTTGTGGATCAGGGTCTCGGTCGAAGAGTCCCCGGAGATGATGCGTGGGAACCTCCACCGCCACGACGTCGCCACCCTCGCAACCGGCAACATCCCCGCCGCTAACCCAGCTACTGCCAACAGCAACACCCCCGCCACCGGCAGCGGCCGCGCTCGCCGTGAGGCTCCCATCGTGACTTTGTTCCGTGAACATAAGGCGATGGTTTTGTGGGGTGTGGGCGCGAGTGTTTTGGCGACCACGGTCACGTATTTCAAGGCCACGCTCGCGTTGTCCTGGGCCACGGACGCTGGCTTGTTCACGCGGCAGGGTTTCCTCGCGATGGTTACGGCGGCTTTGGTGGTGCAGTTCTGTGTTCAGCCGTTGGGTGCGTTGCTGGTGCACCGCGCGAAGGAGAGGGGCCGGGTGCGGCGCGCGGTCGCCGGGATGCTGATCCCTGAGATCGTGTTGCTTCCGCTCATGTTCGTTCTGATCAGCACGGGCAACCCTGTGCTCGCAACCGCGGGGATTTTTGCGGTCACGATCCCGCACGCCCTGTATTTCTCAGCGCTCGCGGGCTTGCTCTCTGAGTCCTTCCCGCCCGAGGTCCGCTACACGGGTATTTCGCTGAGCTACCAGGTCGCTTCCTCGGTGTTCTCTGGTTCGGCACCGCTGGTGGGTTCCGCGATGATCACGATGGCCGGCGGGCACGTGTGGCCCGTTGCGGTGATGGGTTCACTATTTGCTGTGCTGACGTTGGTCTCCGCGCTCAAGCTGTGTGGGGGCCGGATTGATAGAATCAGCAAGTAA
- a CDS encoding CoA-binding protein: MSNETTTTEANSTWVGPSAPQRLNLLRAAKSIAIVGASTNPARAAYFVATYLQSSAPYKLYFINPRATELLGEPVYPSLDDLPEAPDIVVAFRRNEDLPSVAEDAVRVGAKVFWAQLGLWNEEAARIAEAGGLAAVMNRCVKIEHARFHGGLHLAGFDTGVISSKRQLRA, encoded by the coding sequence ATGAGCAACGAAACCACCACAACAGAGGCCAACAGCACGTGGGTTGGCCCATCAGCCCCGCAACGGTTGAACCTGCTGCGTGCCGCCAAGAGCATCGCGATCGTCGGCGCCTCCACCAACCCCGCGCGTGCCGCGTATTTCGTGGCGACCTACCTGCAGTCCTCCGCCCCCTACAAGCTGTACTTCATCAACCCGCGAGCCACTGAGCTGCTCGGGGAGCCCGTGTACCCGAGCCTCGATGACCTGCCAGAAGCGCCCGACATCGTGGTTGCATTCCGCCGTAACGAAGACCTCCCGAGCGTCGCTGAGGACGCCGTGCGTGTGGGCGCGAAGGTGTTCTGGGCACAGTTGGGCCTGTGGAACGAAGAAGCCGCGCGCATCGCTGAAGCCGGCGGGCTCGCCGCGGTCATGAACCGTTGCGTCAAAATCGAGCACGCACGCTTCCACGGCGGTCTCCACCTTGCAGGCTTCGACACCGGAGTCATCTCCTCCAAACGCCAACTGCGCGCATAA
- a CDS encoding carbon-nitrogen hydrolase family protein, producing the protein MKISLGQFSPTADVFENLETLDKLARQAASEKADMIVFPEESMLSLVQAGDDFAGLVEKGWERFARQVGLIAASHSIAVVVGGYEPNETGKPYNTVLAVDANGQELETYRKIHLYDAFTFKESNRISAGDPNQVATFTYGNLTFGMMTCYDVRFPELARNLALAGADVLLVPAAWYKGENKIDHWQTLLKARAVENTVWVAAAGTASNQTIGYSVILDPLAQPVAYLEDEPFGLVTGKVGRKKVKSVREYLPVLQNRRVGVEAPKA; encoded by the coding sequence ATGAAGATTTCCCTTGGCCAGTTCAGCCCGACCGCCGATGTCTTCGAAAACCTCGAAACGTTGGATAAGTTGGCGCGGCAGGCCGCCTCTGAGAAGGCGGACATGATCGTGTTCCCTGAGGAATCGATGCTTTCGCTGGTCCAGGCTGGCGATGATTTCGCTGGGCTTGTTGAGAAGGGGTGGGAGCGTTTCGCCCGCCAGGTCGGTTTGATTGCGGCGAGCCACAGCATCGCGGTTGTGGTGGGCGGCTATGAGCCGAACGAAACCGGCAAGCCGTACAACACGGTCCTTGCAGTGGATGCGAATGGCCAGGAGCTTGAGACGTACCGCAAGATCCACTTATATGACGCATTCACGTTCAAGGAATCGAACCGTATTTCTGCAGGCGACCCCAACCAGGTCGCTACGTTCACGTACGGGAACCTGACGTTCGGGATGATGACGTGCTACGACGTGCGTTTCCCCGAGCTCGCGCGCAACCTTGCGTTGGCTGGCGCTGATGTCCTGTTGGTTCCAGCGGCTTGGTATAAGGGCGAGAACAAGATCGACCACTGGCAGACGCTACTGAAGGCCCGCGCTGTGGAGAACACGGTATGGGTTGCGGCTGCCGGTACGGCCTCGAACCAGACGATCGGCTACTCGGTCATCCTGGATCCGCTGGCCCAGCCTGTCGCTTATCTTGAGGACGAGCCATTCGGTTTGGTCACAGGCAAAGTGGGCCGCAAGAAGGTCAAGAGCGTGCGAGAATACCTGCCGGTTCTTCAGAACCGCCGCGTAGGGGTCGAGGCGCCAAAGGCTTGA
- a CDS encoding acyl-CoA dehydrogenase family protein, translated as MPRNQTDLMNIDGMLSETERETRDRVAAFVDAEIRPNIAEWFDSATLPVELLPKMAAEGLFGMHLNGYGCAGRSAVEYGLAMQELEAGDSGLRTVVSVQGSLAMSAIYKHGSEEQKQEWLPRMAAGEVIGCFGLTEPTAGSDPVSMLTRARWVDGEWVLDGAKRWIGLASLAQVAVIWAHVSNEDAAAAGVLDEARVKPGVDSMVRGFIVPTDSDGFVATPITQKLSMRASLQCDITLDGVRVGADALLPGAQGLSGPLACLNEARYGIAWGAMGAARDSIEAALGYALEREQFGRPLAAFQLTQEKLARMTVELNKGQLLALQLGRAKDEGTLEFHQISVAKLANVKTAIEIAREARTVCGGNGITLDYSPLRHANNLESVRTYEGTDEVHTLIIGQKLTGISAFAN; from the coding sequence ATGCCACGCAACCAGACAGACCTCATGAATATTGACGGGATGCTGAGTGAAACCGAACGTGAAACCCGCGACCGTGTGGCAGCTTTTGTGGACGCCGAGATCCGGCCGAACATTGCTGAGTGGTTCGATTCGGCTACGCTTCCGGTGGAGTTGTTGCCGAAGATGGCGGCGGAAGGCCTGTTCGGGATGCACTTGAACGGTTACGGGTGCGCGGGGAGGTCCGCGGTCGAGTACGGGCTTGCGATGCAGGAGCTAGAGGCCGGGGATTCTGGTTTGCGCACTGTGGTTTCGGTGCAGGGTTCGCTTGCGATGTCCGCGATCTATAAGCACGGCTCCGAAGAACAGAAACAGGAGTGGCTACCGCGAATGGCCGCGGGCGAGGTGATCGGCTGCTTTGGGTTGACGGAGCCAACCGCGGGGTCTGATCCGGTTTCGATGCTCACCCGTGCCCGCTGGGTTGATGGCGAGTGGGTTCTGGATGGCGCTAAGCGATGGATCGGTTTGGCATCCCTAGCGCAGGTTGCAGTGATTTGGGCGCACGTGAGCAACGAGGACGCCGCGGCCGCTGGCGTTTTGGATGAGGCCCGCGTGAAGCCGGGCGTGGACTCGATGGTGCGCGGATTCATTGTGCCGACTGATTCCGATGGGTTTGTGGCGACCCCGATCACGCAGAAGCTTTCGATGCGCGCCTCACTTCAGTGCGACATTACCCTGGATGGGGTGCGGGTTGGCGCGGATGCTTTGCTGCCTGGCGCTCAGGGGTTGAGTGGCCCGCTCGCGTGCCTGAACGAGGCGAGGTACGGGATCGCGTGGGGCGCGATGGGGGCCGCAAGGGATTCGATTGAGGCTGCGCTGGGGTATGCGTTGGAGCGTGAACAGTTCGGGCGGCCGCTCGCGGCGTTCCAGTTGACGCAGGAGAAGCTCGCCCGGATGACGGTCGAGCTGAATAAGGGCCAGTTGCTGGCGTTGCAGTTGGGGCGGGCGAAGGATGAGGGGACGTTGGAGTTCCACCAGATTTCGGTTGCGAAGCTCGCTAACGTCAAGACCGCGATCGAGATCGCACGCGAGGCCCGCACCGTGTGTGGCGGCAACGGGATCACGCTCGACTATTCGCCGCTGCGCCACGCGAACAACCTCGAATCAGTGCGCACCTATGAAGGCACCGACGAGGTGCACACGCTCATCATCGGTCAAAAGCTCACCGGAATCAGCGCATTCGCGAACTAG
- a CDS encoding histidine phosphatase family protein — translation MSTSPHHVPSLALVRHGQTDWNKERRFQGSADVPLNATGIEQARAAAETLAADATSRWGSPWDVILTSPQLRARETAEIIAEHLGLEAPRVIAGLKERSYGPYEGRAYVDIDQDTFTYLFPAHLPNVEEVEARGKELGILEGVESSKDAGRRSATALAEALQRNPGKRIIAVSHGSTTRCLLNTLDEWNISNPGLRNCDIRYLTPAQEAHLHHIRSALS, via the coding sequence ATGAGCACCAGCCCTCACCACGTCCCGTCTCTCGCTTTGGTCCGCCACGGGCAAACAGACTGGAATAAAGAACGCCGCTTCCAAGGAAGCGCGGACGTCCCCCTCAACGCGACCGGCATCGAACAAGCCCGCGCCGCGGCGGAAACCCTGGCGGCTGACGCGACATCACGATGGGGTAGCCCGTGGGACGTCATTCTCACCTCCCCGCAGCTCAGGGCACGCGAAACCGCCGAGATCATCGCTGAACACCTCGGACTTGAGGCGCCGCGCGTCATCGCCGGGCTCAAAGAACGCTCCTACGGCCCCTACGAAGGTCGTGCCTACGTCGACATCGACCAAGACACCTTCACCTACCTCTTCCCGGCGCACCTCCCCAACGTCGAAGAGGTCGAAGCCCGCGGTAAAGAGCTCGGGATCCTCGAAGGAGTCGAAAGCTCCAAAGACGCCGGCCGCCGTAGTGCTACAGCGCTCGCCGAAGCACTCCAGCGCAACCCGGGCAAGCGGATCATCGCCGTATCCCACGGCTCAACCACTCGCTGCCTGCTCAACACCTTGGACGAGTGGAACATCAGCAACCCGGGCTTGCGCAACTGCGACATCCGCTACCTCACCCCAGCCCAAGAAGCGCACCTGCACCACATCCGCAGCGCACTTTCCTAA
- a CDS encoding O-acetylhomoserine aminocarboxypropyltransferase/cysteine synthase family protein: MSSADRQFGFRTRALHAGATPDSEHGSRAVPLYNTTSFVFENADDAATLFALQKYGNVYSRIANPTVAAFEERVASLEGGIGAVATSSGMAAEFITFAALCQAGDHVVASSKLYGGTVTQLDVTLRRFGVETTFIDSTEVEDFAAAIQPNTKVLYTEVVANPSGVITDIEGLGALAHEHGIPLVVDSTLTPPYIFRPLEHGADIVIHSATKFLGGHGTTLGGVVVESGRFNWGNGNFPSMTEPVPSYGDLSWWGNFGEYGFLTKLRNEQLRDIGASLAPQSAWQLLIGIETLPQRMDAHIANAREVARWLANDDRIEWVSYAGLEDHAYHERGKQLLPNGVGSVFSFGLKGGRDVGAEFIANLQLASHLANIGDAKTLVLHPASTTHQQLSKEQLIAGGIGEDLIRISVGLEDVEDIIWDLDQALEAAVNGASDGAANGEEA, translated from the coding sequence ATGTCTTCTGCCGACCGTCAATTCGGTTTCCGTACCCGTGCCCTGCATGCGGGTGCCACCCCTGATTCGGAGCACGGTTCGCGTGCCGTCCCGCTGTATAACACGACGTCTTTCGTGTTTGAAAACGCGGACGATGCGGCAACGCTGTTCGCGCTGCAGAAGTACGGGAACGTGTATTCGCGTATCGCTAACCCTACGGTTGCGGCGTTCGAGGAACGCGTCGCGTCCCTTGAGGGCGGTATCGGCGCGGTCGCGACGTCTTCGGGTATGGCCGCTGAGTTCATCACGTTCGCCGCGCTATGCCAGGCGGGCGATCACGTGGTCGCTTCCTCGAAGCTCTATGGCGGGACCGTGACGCAGCTGGATGTCACGCTGCGCCGATTCGGCGTGGAGACCACGTTCATCGACTCAACCGAGGTCGAGGACTTCGCGGCCGCGATCCAACCGAACACCAAGGTCCTCTACACCGAGGTGGTCGCCAACCCGTCCGGTGTGATCACCGACATCGAAGGTCTCGGCGCTCTCGCCCACGAACACGGGATCCCACTGGTTGTGGATTCGACCCTGACCCCGCCATATATTTTCCGTCCGCTGGAACACGGCGCGGACATCGTGATCCACTCGGCGACCAAGTTCCTGGGCGGCCACGGAACCACCCTGGGCGGCGTGGTCGTTGAATCAGGCCGTTTCAACTGGGGCAACGGCAACTTCCCGTCCATGACGGAACCGGTGCCTTCCTACGGCGACTTGTCGTGGTGGGGCAACTTCGGCGAGTACGGTTTCCTCACCAAGCTACGCAACGAACAGTTGCGTGACATCGGCGCATCGCTCGCCCCTCAGTCCGCGTGGCAGTTGCTCATCGGCATCGAAACCCTGCCGCAGCGTATGGATGCGCACATCGCCAACGCCCGTGAGGTCGCGCGTTGGCTGGCTAACGATGACCGCATCGAGTGGGTCTCCTACGCCGGCCTGGAAGACCACGCCTACCACGAACGCGGCAAGCAGCTCTTGCCGAACGGCGTGGGCTCCGTGTTCAGCTTTGGTCTCAAGGGTGGGCGCGACGTCGGGGCTGAGTTCATCGCGAACCTGCAGCTGGCCAGCCACCTAGCCAACATTGGTGACGCGAAGACCCTCGTGTTGCATCCGGCATCCACAACGCATCAGCAGCTAAGTAAAGAACAGCTGATTGCCGGCGGGATCGGCGAAGACCTGATCCGTATTTCGGTGGGCCTTGAGGATGTTGAGGACATCATCTGGGACCTCGACCAGGCCCTGGAAGCCGCCGTGAACGGTGCTAGTGACGGTGCTGCGAACGGGGAGGAAGCGTAA
- a CDS encoding adenylosuccinate synthase: protein MPAVVIVGAQWGDEGKGKATDLLGGRVDYVVKPNGGNNAGHTVVVGGEKYELKLIPAGILAPNVIPVLGNGCVVNLEALFEEIDALEARGADTSRLRVSANAHLVAPYHQTLDKVTERFLGKRAIGTTGRGIGPTYMDKIGRLGIRVQDIFDESILRQKIEGSLRQKNELLVKVYNRRAVTVEEVVDYFLSFADRLRPMVIDAELEVNKALDEGKVVLMEGGQATFLDVDHGTYPFVTSSNPTAGGASVGAGIGPTRIQRSIGIIKAYTTRVGAGPFPTELFDDMGERLRTVGGEFGVNTGRPRRTGWYDAVMARYASRVNGFTDYFLTKLDVLTGIEKIPVCVAYDVDGVRHDEVPMTQSEFHHAKPIYEYFDGWTEDISGARSLDDLPENARKYVEALEAMSGCRFSAIGVGPDRDASIVVRDLIGPVEDN, encoded by the coding sequence ATGCCGGCCGTCGTTATTGTTGGCGCCCAGTGGGGCGATGAAGGCAAGGGCAAAGCAACCGACCTTCTTGGTGGTCGTGTTGATTACGTTGTGAAACCGAATGGCGGTAACAACGCGGGCCACACTGTTGTGGTGGGTGGTGAAAAGTATGAGCTCAAGCTCATCCCGGCCGGTATTTTGGCCCCGAATGTGATCCCTGTTCTGGGGAACGGTTGTGTTGTGAACCTTGAGGCCCTCTTCGAGGAGATCGACGCGCTTGAGGCTCGCGGCGCTGACACGTCCCGGCTGCGTGTTTCTGCGAACGCTCACTTGGTGGCCCCGTATCACCAGACACTCGATAAGGTCACCGAACGTTTCTTGGGTAAGCGCGCGATCGGCACCACCGGCCGCGGCATCGGCCCGACCTACATGGATAAGATCGGCCGCCTCGGCATCCGTGTCCAGGACATTTTCGACGAATCGATCCTGCGCCAGAAGATCGAGGGCTCACTGCGGCAGAAGAACGAACTCTTAGTCAAGGTCTATAACCGCCGTGCCGTGACAGTCGAAGAGGTTGTTGACTACTTCTTGAGCTTCGCTGACCGTTTGCGCCCGATGGTGATCGACGCTGAGCTGGAAGTCAACAAGGCGCTCGATGAGGGCAAGGTCGTGCTCATGGAGGGCGGGCAGGCCACCTTCTTGGATGTGGACCACGGGACCTACCCGTTCGTGACCTCATCGAACCCGACCGCCGGCGGCGCATCGGTGGGTGCGGGCATCGGCCCGACCCGCATCCAGCGCTCGATCGGCATCATCAAGGCCTACACCACCCGCGTGGGTGCTGGCCCGTTCCCGACCGAACTGTTCGACGATATGGGCGAGCGCCTACGCACTGTGGGTGGCGAGTTCGGCGTCAACACGGGCCGTCCGCGCCGCACCGGCTGGTATGACGCGGTTATGGCTCGCTACGCGTCCCGCGTCAACGGTTTCACCGACTACTTCTTGACCAAGCTTGACGTTCTGACGGGCATCGAGAAGATCCCGGTGTGCGTCGCCTACGACGTGGACGGGGTGCGCCACGACGAGGTCCCGATGACGCAGTCCGAGTTCCACCACGCCAAGCCGATCTATGAATACTTTGACGGCTGGACCGAAGACATCTCAGGGGCCCGGAGCCTCGATGACCTGCCGGAAAACGCCCGCAAATACGTTGAAGCGCTCGAAGCGATGTCGGGTTGCCGCTTCTCCGCGATCGGGGTGGGCCCGGACCGTGACGCGAGCATCGTGGTGCGGGATCTGATCGGCCCGGTTGAAGACAACTGA
- a CDS encoding DUF3151 domain-containing protein yields MIGRNLLGIPETRIPENPELVARYDAGDEAEDLVRQFPAEQLPWALLAEDAAADGRDIEAYAFARVGYHRGLDALRRAGWKGQGPVPYEHEPNRGFLRCLYQLKLAAERIGEVDEVQRIGDFLRDADPEAEAKLAAK; encoded by the coding sequence ATGATCGGCCGTAACTTGCTGGGGATCCCGGAGACGCGGATCCCTGAAAACCCTGAGCTGGTTGCCCGCTACGATGCCGGCGATGAGGCCGAGGATTTGGTGCGTCAGTTCCCTGCCGAGCAGCTTCCGTGGGCTTTGCTCGCTGAGGATGCTGCCGCCGATGGCCGCGATATTGAGGCGTATGCGTTCGCCCGGGTGGGTTATCACCGTGGCTTGGATGCGTTGCGTCGCGCTGGCTGGAAGGGGCAAGGCCCGGTTCCTTATGAGCATGAACCGAATCGTGGTTTCTTGCGCTGCTTGTACCAGTTGAAGCTCGCTGCCGAGCGGATCGGTGAGGTGGACGAGGTTCAGCGTATCGGCGACTTCTTGCGGGATGCCGACCCCGAAGCGGAAGCGAAACTCGCGGCCAAATAG
- a CDS encoding magnesium and cobalt transport protein CorA, protein MSARNKIRSKLGLPLVSGRASHKRTPVAPPTPHVVKDNIRAVSFDNEGAFPLTGGHTIETAGRYSEEHPDQVVVISMDKPTDQQIEDLAEAWDLHPLLLEDLQAPSRRAKAERQGDTLFVVTHSVAYQDDIEEVVFGEFNLLMRGNQVAVLCQDQAAVRAWQAKGFRLEHRFGEQNELLKHGPEAVLHAVLDAVVDGYGPVLRGLETDKEEIERQVFSGDPAAAERIYRLSREIIELRQMSNGLATVIRRLLIGTTRYGTDTELRMYLDDVSDHLSQIIPDIAELRDALNQILQVNATLVSQRQNEDMKKISGWAAIIFAPTLIGAIYGMNFTNMPELEWTYGYPLALAAMFGFALFLFIVFKKKDWM, encoded by the coding sequence ATGTCTGCTCGCAACAAGATCCGCTCCAAACTCGGCCTCCCCCTCGTTTCGGGACGTGCCAGTCATAAGCGAACCCCCGTTGCGCCGCCGACCCCGCACGTGGTGAAAGACAACATCCGCGCAGTCTCATTCGATAACGAAGGCGCGTTTCCGCTCACCGGCGGCCACACCATCGAAACAGCTGGCAGGTATTCGGAAGAACACCCTGACCAGGTCGTCGTGATCTCGATGGATAAGCCGACTGATCAGCAGATTGAAGACCTCGCAGAAGCCTGGGATCTTCACCCGCTGCTGCTCGAGGACCTGCAGGCCCCATCGCGGCGCGCTAAAGCCGAACGTCAAGGCGACACCCTATTCGTCGTGACTCACTCTGTTGCCTATCAAGATGACATCGAAGAGGTCGTCTTCGGCGAATTCAACCTGTTGATGCGAGGGAACCAGGTAGCGGTTTTGTGCCAGGATCAGGCCGCGGTGCGAGCCTGGCAGGCGAAAGGTTTCCGGCTCGAACACCGCTTCGGCGAACAGAACGAGCTACTCAAGCACGGCCCGGAAGCCGTGCTGCATGCAGTGCTCGATGCGGTCGTGGACGGATACGGCCCCGTGCTGCGTGGCCTCGAGACTGACAAAGAAGAGATTGAACGCCAGGTGTTCTCGGGTGACCCGGCGGCTGCCGAGCGTATTTACCGTTTGTCGCGCGAGATCATCGAGCTGCGCCAAATGTCCAACGGGTTAGCGACCGTGATCCGCCGCCTGTTGATCGGAACCACCCGCTACGGGACCGACACCGAGTTGCGTATGTACCTCGATGACGTCTCTGATCATCTCTCCCAGATCATCCCCGACATCGCCGAACTACGGGATGCGCTGAATCAGATCCTGCAGGTCAACGCGACGCTCGTCTCTCAACGGCAAAACGAAGACATGAAGAAGATCTCCGGGTGGGCGGCTATCATCTTTGCGCCCACGCTCATCGGTGCGATCTACGGCATGAACTTCACCAACATGCCCGAACTCGAATGGACCTACGGCTACCCGCTCGCGCTCGCGGCTATGTTCGGATTCGCTCTGTTCCTGTTCATCGTCTTCAAAAAGAAAGACTGGATGTAG